Proteins encoded within one genomic window of Synechococcus sp. PCC 7335:
- a CDS encoding FIST N-terminal domain-containing protein, with protein MKWVSAISTSVSLETAVKEVVGEVKDKLDRRIDLALVFVSVAFASEYERLMPLLQAHLPTAQIVGCSGSGVIGMDESFPAEIEAGPALSLMVAHLPDVSINSFYLTAADLPDLDSPPQAWVDLIGVEPAEQPGFVLMADPFSSGTSELLQGLDFAYPGATKVGGLAGIESFSKYSGLFCGQRRYREGIVGVALSGEIVLQAIVAQGCRPIGQLYRVSEGDRNIMIKLELDELADTGRPQTSQTPLEILQTLFQRMSEEERVMMQNALFIGVAQSGFKSTLTRRDFLIRNLVGVNPNNGAIAVADKIRPGMRVQFHMRDAQTSAEDLEEMLRRYSVERLENQLAEAHTGCLPAGALLFSCTGRGEGLYDEPNFDSDLFEKYLGPLPVGGFFCNGEIGPVGGSTFLHGFTSVFGICCKPA; from the coding sequence ATGAAATGGGTAAGCGCGATCTCGACTAGTGTTTCTTTGGAAACCGCTGTGAAGGAGGTTGTTGGGGAAGTAAAGGACAAGCTAGATCGGCGGATTGACCTTGCGCTTGTTTTTGTATCAGTAGCGTTTGCTAGTGAATATGAACGGTTAATGCCATTACTTCAGGCTCATCTACCCACTGCTCAGATAGTAGGCTGTAGCGGTAGCGGCGTGATCGGCATGGATGAGAGTTTTCCTGCCGAAATTGAAGCTGGGCCAGCATTGAGTCTGATGGTGGCACATCTACCGGATGTCAGCATTAATAGCTTTTATCTGACGGCAGCTGATTTGCCCGATCTAGATAGCCCACCGCAGGCTTGGGTTGATCTAATCGGTGTTGAACCTGCAGAGCAACCAGGGTTTGTGCTGATGGCGGACCCATTTTCTTCAGGGACGAGTGAGCTACTTCAGGGATTAGATTTTGCTTATCCGGGAGCGACGAAGGTGGGTGGACTGGCTGGCATTGAAAGCTTTAGCAAGTATAGTGGTCTGTTTTGCGGCCAGCGGCGCTATCGAGAAGGTATTGTTGGCGTGGCGCTATCGGGTGAGATTGTGCTGCAGGCAATTGTGGCGCAGGGCTGCCGGCCTATTGGTCAGCTGTATCGTGTAAGTGAGGGCGATCGCAACATCATGATCAAGCTCGAACTCGATGAGCTAGCTGACACTGGAAGACCTCAGACATCCCAGACACCTCTAGAAATCTTGCAGACGCTTTTCCAGAGAATGAGTGAGGAAGAGCGGGTAATGATGCAAAATGCCTTATTCATTGGGGTAGCGCAAAGCGGATTCAAGTCGACGCTAACTCGCCGAGACTTTCTAATTCGAAACTTGGTTGGAGTAAATCCGAATAACGGAGCGATCGCAGTAGCAGATAAGATTCGTCCGGGTATGCGGGTTCAATTTCACATGCGTGACGCTCAGACATCAGCAGAAGATCTCGAAGAAATGCTGCGCCGCTACAGCGTAGAACGATTAGAGAACCAGCTAGCAGAAGCTCACACAGGCTGTCTTCCAGCAGGTGCCTTGCTGTTTTCCTGTACAGGACGAGGAGAAGGACTCTATGATGAGCCTAATTTTGATTCTGATCTGTTTGAAAAGTATCTAGGTCCACTGCCAGTAGGTGGCTTTTTCTGCAATGGCGAGATTGGACCAGTAGGGGGCTCAACGTTCCTACACGGATTTACATCTGTGTTTGGAATCTGCTGCAAGCCTGCTTGA